In Rhodothermus sp., the genomic stretch GGACTCCGTTCCCGAGCATAGTGCTCAGGCATTAATATAAACCACGCAGGGAAGGTCGTTTGCTTCTGGGGCGGCGTATGCTTCTATCGATATGGCGCGGAGGACCAGTGAATGGCGCCGATGCGCCAGCCGTCAGGCGTGCGATGCAGAACCAGAAGCTCCGCGCTGGCAAGATCATAGGAGCGCTCCCGAAACGTACCACGCAGGCGGGAGAGGGTGCTCACATAGGCCAGTTCATCGAAAACCCGTACCTGTTGCCAGATAATGCTGCGCTGCATAGCCTGCAGGAAGGCCACGTCTCGGCTGTAATGATGGCCTAAGTA encodes the following:
- a CDS encoding nuclear transport factor 2 family protein — encoded protein: MFGLFAILIGLLPCLPSPDTTAVQQTVTRFHEALAQGDSATVAQLLLDEVVILEGGRRESKTEYLGHHYSRDVAFLQAMQRSIIWQQVRVFDELAYVSTLSRLRGTFRERSYDLASAELLVLHRTPDGWRIGAIHWSSAPYR